AGTCGTCGCACTCAGCTACGGCATGGGCGACCACTCCCCGTTTTTCAAACTCTGGTACAACGTTCTCCCGGGTGTCAAGAATTTCCGCGCACCGGGCATGGCTTTGTTCTGGTTGCCGCTTTTGCTCGTGATGATGGCGGGGCCCGTCCTCAAGTCGCTTGCCGGTGACGATGAAAAATCCGCTGCCGAACGCAAGGCTCTCTTGCACGGAACGGTCATGTACGTCATCCTCCTTGCACTCGCTGTAATTGCCCGCTTCTACTGGACAACCTTCATCGGCCCGGTCGGCTTCGTCGTGCTCCTCGCCTACGCCATCGCATGTCTCGGCGTCATGAGTCTCGACGATCAGGGCAAGGCATTCACCTTTGCGAACTTCACCGATGCGTTCAAGTCTGGGCTCCCTGGCACGCACCGCGCTATTCAGGTTTGCGTCCTTCTCGGGTTCGCTGTCATCGGCGTGTTCATGATGAGTGCGCAGAACTTGCTGAACGACCCTGTCACGGCACCGTACTTCAAGCCGCTGAACGAAACCGTGATGAACATGACTGCAAGCAAGGTGATTCCCGGATTCATCTTGATTCTCGTCGTCATCGGTATCACATGGGCGCTCACCAAGTGGAAGGGCACAACACCGATCAAAGCAACCATTCTCGCCGTCGCTGCTGGCGTCGAACTGTTCTTCATCGAAGGCGCGTTCGTGCAGAACGTCCAAGCAAACGAATACCTGCAGCCGGACAACGGAGTTGTCAAGGCGCTCAAGGCACCGTTCCGGGGCGATTCCCTCAACACGCCGCGCGTACTCTCGCTTTCGCGCAACAAGGCTTTAAGCGGCAACATATTCACGCAATACCACATGCGTAACGCCGACGGCTTCCACGACAACGAACTCGCGAGCTACCGCACTTTCCGTGGTGGGCAGGGCAACACCAACTACTTGATGAACATCAACGATCCCACAGCCCCGCACCCGTTCCTCGACCTCATGAACATCGGAGCCATTGTCTTCGACACTCGCCAGGGCACTTCGTACATGCCGATTGCAACGGCGATGGGCGAAGCCTACCTCTACGGCGAAGCCGTCACGATGAGCGACGAAGACGCCATCAAGACTTTGCAGACCCAGGCATCCATCCGCAAGCCCAAGGCTAAAACGGAGCAACCGGCAGAAACTGCCGGAGACACTTCCGCCGCGGCCGTGACCGCGGACAGCGCGGCCACGGACAGTTCCGTCGCTACGACGGAACCGGACGCTCCCGCCTTTGCCGACGAGGCCGGAAAGTTCTTCTACCGCGAAAAGGTCATCCTCTCCGAGAAGCCTGAATTCGACGGCAAGGGGAGCGTTGCGGCGGAAGGCCCCATCCAGGGTTCTGCCAAACTGGTCGAAAGCCCCAAGATGGACACGCAAGTGTTCAAGGTCAACGCAAGCCGCAAGGGCTTCATGGTCGTCGCGGGCAACTACCACCCCTACTGGAAGGCCTACGTGAACGGAAAAGAAGCCAAGGTCTACAAGGCGTTCGGCGCACTCCGCGCTGTCGAAGTCCCCGAAGGGCAATCCGAAGTGCGCATGGAATACCGCAGCGTTCCGTTCCACGCTTGCCTCAAGGTGAGCCTCGTCTTCGCCATTCTCCTCGTAGCACTGGCCGCAGGCCTTGTCGTGAAGGCGAAGGTCCTCGCAAAAAAATAGGCGCCAGAAAAATTATTTTCCTGGACACCGTTTAAATTTTTTTTGAACTGCCTCTCCATTTTGGGGCAGTTCTTTTTTTTTGAACTTTTTTATTCGGCCTTCATGCCGCTCAACACGGCACGGACGGCCGAACGGGCAAGCTGGTCTGCAGCAGCATCGTCATCAGCAGCCTGCTTCCTGGGGAGGATTTTCTTTTCTTCTTGCATGTTGAGCACGAGGCGCTTGATGCAGTAGATATCGTAATCCACTTCTTCGGAATACTTGTCAAAAACAAACGTCGGATCGGGAGTCTTGTCATCTTGGTAATCACCGAAGGCCGCTTCACAATCCTTCTTTTCGTAAGTGTTGCGAAGTTTGAACTTGATATTGCAAGTCTTCTTGCCGTAACCAAGCGTAATCGTTCCCGAATTCTTGGTGAAGTTGTTCATGCCGATAGAGACATCCCCGTTGTACATGGTCAGCTTGTTGCACTTGGGCGCACGGAGATCATCCATCATTTCTTTCGCATCGAAATGCCTGTCGTTTTCGGGCTGGAACATCACGTAGAACTTGGCCAATGCGGAATCGGCCTGCTCTATGGCACTGTTCTTATTCATCAGCTGGTGCAACAGCGACGAGGCAAAGCATTTCCCTTCGTAGCGGAACACGGATTCTACCGTACCGTTCTTGAGGAAGCGCTTAGCGTTCATGATGTTCTGGTCGGCCGCCTTGGGTTCGTACCACACTCCCGTGGGGAACGACTTGCCGTTGTACTCGAACTTTGTCCAGTTGTTCTCGTGGATTTTACGGATCGACGCAATTTCCCCATTACGGTAAGCCTTCAACGAATCGTGTTCTTCGCCCTTCTTGTTCCATACAACATAGCCGAGCGTACTCGCCTTACATTCGGGAGCCGTTATCACGAGCAAGGAATCCTTGGAACGGTAGGAGTAAGAAGCCTTACTCAGCACCATCTCAAAGGATTCATCGAATTCGATATGCGTCGGAGAATCGTCCCCGCAGGCGGAAAGAGTCATCATTCCGGCGGCAAAAGCCGAAATGGACAAAAGTTTCAGAGTATTTTTCATCGGCGGTTCCTCGGAAAAAATGTTACTTCTTCAATTGTTTCGGTTTTGGCAAATTCAGAGTAGGGCGATCCTTCCGCAATGCAGCCGCAATCTCATTGATTACGTTCGCCATAGATTTTGCATTGTCCAAGAAGTCGTACGTAAGGAAGTTCACTTCTACCACCTTCGCACCGAAATCCCTCTTAAATGACTCAACGGCCAACTTGTCGAACTGTGGCGGCACGAATACCATCTTTGCTCCGGTTTTACGCCCCAACTCAACAATTTTCTTGACATCCTTTGATTTCGCCACCTTCCCCGACACTTCCACAACTTGCGGTTGCAGGTCATAATCTTGAGCAAGGTAGGTGAACAACGGGCGTGTCGCAATAAATGTCCTGGCATCCTTGGGCAACCTGCGAACCGCAGCTTCCAATTCGTCATCAACTTGATTCAACTTCCGCAAGAAAAAAACATGTTTTGCAACAAAATACGAATCCCTCTCCGGGCGGAGTTTAGACAAAACAACACGTATGTTCGTAGATATCTTGGCCATCTGTTTTGGAGAAAGCCACAGGTAAGGATTGGGCTCATTGCCTTCGCCAGCAAGCCACACGATACCTTCGGAAATATCAACAATTTTGATTGTCTGCTTGACCTGTTTGAAACGCGGGAGCCAGGCCCTATCTACACCGGAACCATCCGTAAGGTAGACATCAGCCAACGAGAAATCCTTGATTTCTTTGGGCTGGGGCTTATAATAACGCATGTCGGTCCCAGGAGGCAGCAATGTCACCACCTCGACCTCGTCTCCTCCGATGGCTTGCACCATGTTTGCATACGGAGCAAACGAAACGGCGATGACTATCTTGTCCCTGGCGACAACAGAGCCTGCAAATACAATGGACATGACAACGGCCAATTTCAAGGCGAGAGAAAAACGAGACAACTTTTCAAAAAGAATCGGCATCAAATAGTTCCCTTAAAAAAAGAATCGAAGTCTATTTCGCTTACGTTCTCTACAATGAACTCGGGCTTGCATTCAAGCGCATCGACATCGGCACGCTTGGTCTCGCCGCACAAAGGCAGTACAAAGCGGCAACCAGCGCGCTTGGCCAGTTCGAAGTCCGTATAGAGACGGTCCCCGACAAAGAGAATCTCTTCGGGTTCAAAGCGGTTCAGCACCCCGGC
The DNA window shown above is from uncultured Fibrobacter sp. and carries:
- a CDS encoding zinc ABC transporter substrate-binding protein, which translates into the protein MSIVFAGSVVARDKIVIAVSFAPYANMVQAIGGDEVEVVTLLPPGTDMRYYKPQPKEIKDFSLADVYLTDGSGVDRAWLPRFKQVKQTIKIVDISEGIVWLAGEGNEPNPYLWLSPKQMAKISTNIRVVLSKLRPERDSYFVAKHVFFLRKLNQVDDELEAAVRRLPKDARTFIATRPLFTYLAQDYDLQPQVVEVSGKVAKSKDVKKIVELGRKTGAKMVFVPPQFDKLAVESFKRDFGAKVVEVNFLTYDFLDNAKSMANVINEIAAALRKDRPTLNLPKPKQLKK